A single Bufo bufo chromosome 6, aBufBuf1.1, whole genome shotgun sequence DNA region contains:
- the LOC121004356 gene encoding uncharacterized protein LOC121004356, which yields MREVANSAKNANLGMNVPCVAGAMGLADVLEGVDKGGGIVLQKGQTPVRVERMVGHLNRYPNQELAEFLYSGFKFGFHIPSHPLPVLEKRKNLRSALQFPDIVTGKLAKEVSLGRMDGPFVTSPISNLRVSPLGLIPKKEPNKFRLIHHLSFPKGASVNEGIDPELCSVVYASFDAAVEWVRKLGPGTLLAKCDIEAAFRLLPVHPDSLYLLGCFWNGAYFVDRCLPMGCSISCAYFERFSSFLEWVVVQESGCHSVIHYLDDFLCLGPGGSRVCSLLLSTLQSVFECFGVPLAVDKTVGPATELSFLGIVIDTQRMECRLPVDKVSDLRTEVAAALTAKKIRLRDLQSLLGKLNFACRILPMGRIFSRRLASATGGVVSPHHFIRLGSELKGDLKVWDSFLKQFNGRALVMGGVVDAFDFELFTDAAGGAGFGAYCEGQWCAGRWPESWVRKGWVKNVALLELFPIVLAVTLWGEKFRHKKVRFHCDNLGVVQAINSVTASSPPVICLLQQLVLRCLSLNAWVFAVHVPGSSNCIADALSRFQWERFRQLAPEASQVGLVCPESLWEILEVMPRY from the exons atgaggGAAGTTGCAAATTCGGCCAAAAATGCAAATTTAGGCATGAATGTTCcgtgtgtggcgggggccatggggctagcagatgttttagagggggtagacaaagggggggggatagTTTTGCAAAAGGGGCAGACCCCAGTGCGAGTGGAAAGGATGGTGGGGCATCTAAATAGATATCCGAACCAGGAGTTAGCTGAATTTTTGTATTCAGGGTTTAAGTTCGGTTTTCATATACCTTCACACCCGTTACCAGTCTTAGAGAAGCGGAAGAATTTGCGCTCGGCATTGCAGTTCCCGGACATAGTGACAGGAAAGTTAGCTAAAGAGGTTTCCCTAGGGAGGATGGATGGTCCGTTTGTTACATCACCCATCAGTAACTTGCGAGTTTCCCCTTTGGGTTTGAtccctaagaaggagcctaataAATTTAGGCTCATCCACCATTTATCATTCCCtaagggtgcgtcggtcaatgagggcatTGACCCGGAACTTTGTTCTGTGGTTTATGcttcctttgatgcggctgtggaaTGGGTAAGGAAGCTGGGTCCGGGTACCCTGTTGGCAAAATGTGACATTGAAGCGGCATTTCGGTTGTTGCCAGTTCACCCGGATAGTTTGTATTTACTGGGTTGTTTTTGGAATGGCgcatattttgtggataggtgtttgccaatgggctgTTCAATATCGTGTGCATATTTTGAGCGTTTTAGTTCTTTTCTGGAGTGGGTGGTGGTTCAGGAATCAGGTTGTCACTCTgtcattcattatttggatgatttcctgTGTTTGGGGCCGGGGGGATCTAGGGTTTGTTCGTTGTTGTTATCCACATTACAGTCTGTTTTTGAGTGTTTTGGAGTCCCGTTAGCggtggacaaaacggtggggccgGCTACTGAGCTAAGCTTTTTGGGTATTGTCATAGATACAcagcggatggagtgtaggctaccAGTAGACAAAGTGTCAGATTTAAGAACAGAGGTGGCGGCGGCATTGACAGCAAAAAAGATTCGTCTGCGGGACCTGCAGTCTTTGTTGGGCAAATTAAATTTTGCATGCAGAATCCTACCTATGGGCCGCATTTTTAGTAGGAGGTTGGCTTCGGCGACAGGAGGGGTGGTGTCTCCCCACCATTTTATTAGACTAGGCAGTGAGTTGAAAGGGGATTTGAAAGTTTGGGATTCCTTTTTAAAACAGTTTAATGGCAGAGCATTAGTTATGGGGGGGGTGGTTGATGCGTTTGATTTCGAATTGTTTACGGATGCTGCGGGTGGAGCGGGTTTTGGGGCGTACTGTgaagggcagtggtgtgcgggtcggTGGCCTGAGTCCTGGGTACGAAAAGGGTGGGTAAAAAACGTGGCATTGTTGGAACTCTTCCCCATTGTGTTGGCAGTCACGCTCTGGGGGGAGAAGTTTCGGCACAAGAAGGTTcggttccattgtgacaacttgggagTTGTGCAAGCCATCAACAGTGTAACGGCTTCTTCCCCCCCAGTTATTTGCCTATTGCAGCAGTTGGTTCTCCGGTGCTTGTCCCTTAATGCTTGGGTGTTTGCGGTGCATGTGCCTGGTTCCTCTAACTGTATAGCTGACgcactttctcgttttcagtgggagcggtttcgccAGCTGGCCCCGGAGGCGAGTCAGGTCGGATTGGTGTGTCCAGAGTCGTTGTGGGAGATCCTGGAG GTGATGCCCCGTTATTAG